The Streptomyces laurentii genome contains a region encoding:
- a CDS encoding hypothetical protein (identified by MetaGeneAnnotator; putative;~sequence version:1) codes for MRDVSRRRPSRPGTPPPGTRPRTPDGPPLDILPGTSLSGRALTAAGGPADARAGGPAGDAPGPRAGLRPGIWAVAALAPALLIAGCSLDTPAEPGAQPTPATVREVLLEPAGVQGPAPFGPSTVQEGAPAASDGAPAAGPEGAAPGGATGAAPAGRALTGATPGLYGGTRSTASCNVEQQVALLTTDPARARAFAEAAGIPEARLADWLRGLTPVLLRADARVTSHGLRDGRAAPFQSVLQTGTAVLVDEYATPRVRCAGGNPLRAPAPAPGARHKGRPWPGYRPDRVVAITPTNSVVRSLVLADSAGNTWFERPAGSDGEADRSPDTTPSCDPATCDLVAAPPAPLSETAGSPAFSGDPAGPPGGTGSGGSSVPGPPPGPGSGVPMPDGPGAPAGSGQPGVPDGPDAPAPADGGVPGGMDSPDVRLAPEGPGLPDGPGFPDGPGLPDGPGAPNGPDGPDGPIAPDSPPAAPDAPPAPDAVSPDGRSFDGAAPGQPGTEPGRGPETA; via the coding sequence GTGCGCGACGTATCCAGACGACGGCCCTCACGACCCGGCACGCCGCCGCCCGGCACCCGGCCCCGCACCCCGGACGGCCCCCCGTTGGACATCCTGCCGGGTACGTCGCTCAGCGGCCGGGCGCTCACGGCGGCGGGCGGACCGGCGGACGCGCGGGCGGGAGGGCCTGCCGGTGACGCCCCGGGCCCGCGGGCCGGTCTGCGCCCCGGGATCTGGGCGGTCGCCGCGCTGGCCCCCGCCCTGCTGATCGCGGGCTGCTCCCTGGACACCCCCGCCGAGCCGGGCGCGCAGCCGACTCCCGCCACCGTCCGTGAGGTACTGCTGGAACCGGCCGGCGTCCAGGGGCCCGCGCCGTTCGGGCCCTCCACCGTGCAGGAAGGCGCCCCCGCCGCGTCGGACGGCGCGCCCGCGGCGGGACCCGAAGGCGCGGCGCCCGGCGGCGCCACCGGCGCCGCGCCGGCCGGCCGCGCGCTGACCGGCGCCACCCCCGGCCTCTACGGCGGCACCCGCTCCACCGCCAGCTGCAACGTCGAGCAGCAGGTCGCCCTGCTCACCACCGACCCCGCCCGGGCCCGCGCCTTCGCCGAGGCCGCCGGCATCCCCGAGGCCCGGCTCGCCGACTGGCTGCGCGGTCTCACCCCGGTCCTGCTGCGCGCCGACGCCCGGGTCACCAGCCACGGCCTCCGCGACGGCCGCGCCGCGCCCTTCCAGTCCGTCCTCCAGACGGGCACCGCCGTCCTCGTCGACGAGTACGCGACCCCGCGCGTGCGCTGCGCCGGCGGCAACCCGCTGCGTGCCCCGGCCCCCGCGCCCGGTGCCCGGCACAAGGGCCGGCCGTGGCCCGGCTACCGCCCCGACCGGGTCGTCGCGATCACCCCGACCAACAGCGTCGTCCGCAGCCTGGTCCTCGCGGACAGCGCTGGCAACACCTGGTTCGAGCGGCCGGCGGGCAGCGATGGCGAGGCGGACCGCAGCCCCGACACGACACCGTCGTGCGACCCGGCCACCTGCGACCTCGTCGCCGCGCCGCCCGCGCCGCTGTCGGAGACGGCCGGTTCGCCCGCGTTCTCCGGCGACCCGGCCGGACCGCCCGGCGGGACGGGCTCCGGCGGCTCCTCCGTACCCGGGCCGCCGCCCGGTCCCGGATCCGGTGTCCCGATGCCCGACGGTCCCGGTGCCCCGGCCGGCTCGGGGCAGCCCGGCGTCCCGGACGGGCCGGACGCGCCCGCGCCGGCCGACGGAGGCGTACCGGGCGGGATGGACAGCCCGGACGTACGGCTCGCCCCTGAGGGCCCCGGACTCCCCGACGGTCCCGGCTTCCCGGACGGCCCCGGTCTCCCTGACGGGCCGGGCGCGCCGAACGGGCCGGACGGTCCCGACGGGCCGATCGCCCCGGACAGCCCCCCGGCCGCCCCCGACGCGCCGCCCGCCCCCGACGCCGTATCGCCCGACGGCCGGTCCTTCGACGGTGCCGCGCCCGGGCAGCCCGGAACCGAGCCGGGGCGCGGGCCCGAGACCGCCTGA
- a CDS encoding hypothetical protein (FOG: GAF domain [Signal transduction mechanisms]; COG2203;~GAF domain; pfam13492;~Histidine kinase-, DNA gyrase B-, and HSP90-like ATPase; pfam02518;~Histidine kinase-like ATPase domain; pfam13581;~PAS domain; PAS motifs appear in archaea, eubacteria and eukarya. Probably the most surprising identification of a PAS domain was that in EAG-like K+-channels. PAS domains have been found to bind ligands, and to act as sensors for light and oxygen in...; cd00130;~PAS fold; pfam08447;~Stage II sporulation protein E (SpoIIE); pfam07228;~heme pocket [chemical binding];~identified by MetaGeneAnnotator; putative;~probable regulatory protein [Streptomyces venezuelae ATCC10712];~putative active site [active]) encodes MSAGSGGGDAAAAGRCRRATQSTEPAGCFFQELGREFRMGSFDWDLLTGRLEMDETALAVFDMAPGEYDGVPETLGSRVLADEARRLDAMVAQALKDGNDRYGAYFRLRDRSGTQRWTHTQGLVRRDETGRPVRILGVVRDASEELSESATRLGLDEGRRERTNIVEATTAALAHARTVQDITDMLGAAQGLEYFGAASLVMGLLEGGRIHLVAEGPTGTFVPGTRYTRVDEPYPMGKAIRTLRPLFIDTPEEFAADYPVLWPHVSDLGVTSAAYLPLIAQARPIGALGLLYRDRIGFSPDERNLLVALGSSIAQSLQRAMLYEQEHDLAEGLQQAMLPRRIPEVPGAQIAVRYRSARMGRDIGGDWYDVIPLPGDRVGAVIGDVQGHDTQAAAVMGQLRIVLRAYAAEGHTPATVMARASVFLHELDTDRFATCTYAETDPATGLVQIVRAGHVDPLVRDPSGTPRRLPVEGGLPLGLSAEFDHLDYPVTTVELDPGETLLLYTDGLVEKPGSDLDEGLQWLSSLVKRGPRELDELADQLCDVVDERGGDDDVAILLLRREGARQPASAGRLQQHVGQDDPEALRASRHMIRAAVRAWGAEVRSDEIELVADELVTNALMHTEGGAIVTLRMLPGPEQRLRVEVEDGSSVLPRRREAGDSVVSGRGLLLVEQISDQWGVEPRGNGKSVWCEFATGDAGAADAAAPAGDGEAGSSTESDGIPGFLDPAELAGLVDAAGATGTAKAAETADASEAADTGRLPEN; translated from the coding sequence ATGAGCGCGGGCAGCGGGGGCGGCGATGCCGCGGCGGCGGGCCGGTGCCGCCGCGCGACACAGTCGACCGAGCCGGCCGGCTGCTTCTTCCAGGAGCTGGGCCGGGAATTCCGGATGGGCAGCTTCGACTGGGACCTGCTCACCGGCCGCCTGGAGATGGACGAGACCGCCCTCGCCGTCTTCGACATGGCGCCCGGCGAGTACGACGGCGTCCCCGAGACGCTCGGCTCGCGCGTCCTCGCCGACGAGGCCCGCCGGCTCGACGCGATGGTCGCCCAGGCCCTGAAGGACGGCAACGACCGCTACGGCGCCTACTTCCGGCTCCGCGACCGGTCCGGCACCCAGCGCTGGACCCACACCCAGGGCCTGGTCCGGCGCGACGAGACCGGCCGGCCGGTCCGTATCCTCGGCGTGGTCCGCGACGCCTCCGAGGAACTCTCCGAGTCCGCCACCCGCCTCGGCCTCGACGAGGGCCGCCGCGAGCGCACCAACATCGTCGAGGCCACCACCGCCGCGCTCGCCCACGCCCGTACCGTCCAGGACATCACCGACATGCTCGGCGCCGCGCAGGGCCTGGAGTACTTCGGCGCGGCCAGTCTCGTCATGGGCCTGCTGGAGGGCGGCCGGATCCATCTGGTGGCCGAGGGGCCCACCGGCACGTTCGTGCCCGGCACCCGCTACACCCGGGTGGACGAGCCGTATCCGATGGGCAAGGCGATCCGTACCCTGCGGCCGCTCTTCATCGACACCCCCGAGGAGTTCGCCGCCGACTACCCGGTGCTGTGGCCGCACGTCTCCGACCTCGGCGTCACCTCCGCCGCGTATCTCCCGCTGATCGCCCAGGCCCGCCCCATCGGCGCCCTCGGCCTGCTCTACCGCGACCGGATCGGCTTCAGCCCCGACGAGCGCAACCTGCTGGTGGCGCTGGGCAGCTCCATCGCCCAGAGCCTCCAGCGGGCCATGCTGTACGAGCAGGAGCACGACCTGGCCGAAGGGCTCCAGCAGGCGATGCTGCCCCGCCGCATCCCGGAGGTGCCCGGCGCGCAGATAGCGGTCCGCTACCGCTCCGCCCGGATGGGCCGGGACATCGGCGGAGACTGGTACGACGTCATCCCGCTGCCCGGCGACCGGGTCGGCGCCGTCATCGGCGACGTGCAGGGGCACGACACCCAGGCCGCCGCCGTGATGGGACAGCTGCGGATCGTGCTGCGCGCGTACGCCGCCGAGGGGCACACCCCCGCCACCGTGATGGCCCGCGCCTCCGTCTTCCTCCACGAACTGGACACCGACCGCTTCGCCACCTGCACGTACGCCGAGACCGACCCCGCCACCGGGCTCGTCCAGATCGTCCGCGCGGGGCACGTCGACCCGCTGGTCCGGGACCCCTCCGGCACGCCGCGCCGGCTGCCCGTCGAGGGCGGGCTGCCGCTCGGCCTGTCCGCCGAGTTCGACCACCTCGACTATCCCGTCACCACCGTCGAACTCGACCCGGGCGAGACCCTGCTGCTCTACACCGACGGTCTCGTCGAGAAACCCGGATCCGACCTCGACGAAGGGCTCCAGTGGCTGTCCTCCCTGGTCAAACGGGGCCCCCGGGAGCTCGACGAACTCGCCGACCAGCTCTGCGACGTCGTCGACGAACGCGGGGGCGACGACGACGTGGCGATCCTGCTGCTGCGCCGCGAGGGCGCCCGGCAGCCCGCCTCGGCGGGGCGGCTCCAGCAGCACGTCGGGCAGGACGACCCGGAGGCGCTGCGGGCCTCCCGGCACATGATCCGCGCGGCCGTACGGGCCTGGGGCGCCGAAGTCCGCTCGGACGAGATCGAGCTGGTCGCCGACGAACTGGTGACGAACGCCCTCATGCACACCGAGGGCGGGGCCATCGTGACCCTGCGGATGCTGCCCGGTCCCGAGCAGCGGCTGCGCGTCGAGGTCGAGGACGGCTCCAGCGTGCTGCCGCGCCGGCGCGAGGCCGGCGACTCGGTGGTCTCGGGCCGAGGCCTGCTGCTGGTGGAGCAGATCTCCGACCAGTGGGGAGTGGAGCCGCGCGGCAACGGCAAGAGTGTGTGGTGCGAGTTCGCCACCGGGGACGCCGGAGCCGCGGACGCCGCCGCACCGGCCGGGGACGGCGAGGCCGGCTCGTCCACCGAGTCCGACGGAATCCCCGGCTTCCTCGACCCGGCCGAACTCGCCGGCCTCGTCGACGCCGCCGGTGCCACGGGCACCGCCAAGGCAGCCGAGACCGCCGACGCCTCCGAGGCGGCCGACACCGGCCGGCTGCCCGAGAACTGA